The following proteins are encoded in a genomic region of Canis lupus familiaris isolate Mischka breed German Shepherd chromosome 6, alternate assembly UU_Cfam_GSD_1.0, whole genome shotgun sequence:
- the UBFD1 gene encoding ubiquitin domain-containing protein UBFD1 isoform X3 → MAAAGAPDGMEEPGMDTEAETVATEAPARPLNCVEAEAAAGAAAAEDSCAARGNLQPAPAQPPGDPAAQASVSNGEDAGGGAGRELVDLKIIWNKTKHDVKFPLDSTGSELKQKIHSITGLPPAMQKVMYKGLVPEDKTLREIKVTSGAKIMVVGSTINDVLAVNTPKDAAQQDAKAEENKKEPLCRQKQHRKVLDKGKPEDVMPSVKGAQERLPTVPLSGMYNKSGGKVRLTFKLEQDQLWIGTKERTEKLPMGSIKNVVSEPIEGHEDYHMMEARKQAKGTTGRKPGRQPLWRRL, encoded by the exons ATGGCGGCGGCCGGAGCCCCGGATG GCATGGAGGAACCTGGCATGGACACGGAGGCCGAGACGGTGGCGACCGAGGCCCCCGCGCGGCCCCTGAACTGCGTGGAGGCCGaagccgcggcgggggcggcggcggccgaggacTCCTGCGCGGCGCGAGGCAACCTGCAGCCAGCCCCGGCCCAGCCCCCTGGGGACCCTGCGGCCCAGGCCTCGGTCAGCAACGGCGAAGACGCCGGCGGCGGCGCCGGCAGGGAGCTGGTGGACCTGAAGATCATCTGGAACAAGACTAAACACGACGTGAAGTTCCCCCTGGACAGCACAGGTTCCGAGCTGAAACAGAAGATTCACTCGATTACAG GTCTCCCTCCTGCCATGCAGAAAGTCATGTATAAGGGACTTGTCCCCGAGGATAAGACgttgagagaaataaaagtgaCCAGCGGAGCCAAGATCATGGTGGTTGGCTCCACGATAAATGATGTTTTAGCTGTAAACACACCCAAAGATGCTGCCCAGCAGGATGCAAAGGCCGAAGAGAACAAGAAGGAGCCACTCTGCAGGCAGAAA CAACACAGGAAAGTGTTGGATAAAGGAAAACCCGAAGATGTGATGCCATCTGTTAAGGGTGCCCAG GAACGCCTGCCGACGGTACCCTTATCTGGCATGTACAATAAGTCCGGAGGCAAAGTGAGGCTCACCTTCAAGCTAGAACAAGACCAGCTGTGGATCGGCACTAAAG AGCGGACTGAGAAATTGCCCATGGGCTCCATTAAAAATGTGGTCAGTGAACCTATCGAAGGACATGAAGACTACCACATGATG
- the UBFD1 gene encoding ubiquitin domain-containing protein UBFD1 isoform X4, with protein sequence MAAAGAPDGMEEPGMDTEAETVATEAPARPLNCVEAEAAAGAAAAEDSCAARGNLQPAPAQPPGDPAAQASVSNGEDAGGGAGRELVDLKIIWNKTKHDVKFPLDSTGSELKQKIHSITGLPPAMQKVMYKGLVPEDKTLREIKVTSGAKIMVVGSTINDVLAVNTPKDAAQQDAKAEENKKEPLCRQKQHRKVLDKGKPEDVMPSVKGAQERLPTVPLSGMYNKSGGKVRLTFKLEQDQLWIGTKERTEKLPMGSIKNVVSEPIEGHEDYHMMSRWSIALQSSVNLLERS encoded by the exons ATGGCGGCGGCCGGAGCCCCGGATG GCATGGAGGAACCTGGCATGGACACGGAGGCCGAGACGGTGGCGACCGAGGCCCCCGCGCGGCCCCTGAACTGCGTGGAGGCCGaagccgcggcgggggcggcggcggccgaggacTCCTGCGCGGCGCGAGGCAACCTGCAGCCAGCCCCGGCCCAGCCCCCTGGGGACCCTGCGGCCCAGGCCTCGGTCAGCAACGGCGAAGACGCCGGCGGCGGCGCCGGCAGGGAGCTGGTGGACCTGAAGATCATCTGGAACAAGACTAAACACGACGTGAAGTTCCCCCTGGACAGCACAGGTTCCGAGCTGAAACAGAAGATTCACTCGATTACAG GTCTCCCTCCTGCCATGCAGAAAGTCATGTATAAGGGACTTGTCCCCGAGGATAAGACgttgagagaaataaaagtgaCCAGCGGAGCCAAGATCATGGTGGTTGGCTCCACGATAAATGATGTTTTAGCTGTAAACACACCCAAAGATGCTGCCCAGCAGGATGCAAAGGCCGAAGAGAACAAGAAGGAGCCACTCTGCAGGCAGAAA CAACACAGGAAAGTGTTGGATAAAGGAAAACCCGAAGATGTGATGCCATCTGTTAAGGGTGCCCAG GAACGCCTGCCGACGGTACCCTTATCTGGCATGTACAATAAGTCCGGAGGCAAAGTGAGGCTCACCTTCAAGCTAGAACAAGACCAGCTGTGGATCGGCACTAAAG AGCGGACTGAGAAATTGCCCATGGGCTCCATTAAAAATGTGGTCAGTGAACCTATCGAAGGACATGAAGACTACCACATGATG
- the UBFD1 gene encoding ubiquitin domain-containing protein UBFD1 isoform X6: MAAAGAPDGMEEPGMDTEAETVATEAPARPLNCVEAEAAAGAAAAEDSCAARGNLQPAPAQPPGDPAAQASVSNGEDAGGGAGRELVDLKIIWNKTKHDVKFPLDSTGSELKQKIHSITGLPPAMQKVMYKGLVPEDKTLREIKVTSGAKIMVVGSTINDVLAVNTPKDAAQQDAKAEENKKEPLCRQKQHRKVLDKGKPEDVMPSVKGAQERLPTVPLSGMYNKSGGKVRLTFKLEQDQLWIGTKERTEKLPMGSIKNVVSEPIEGHEDYHMMI; this comes from the exons ATGGCGGCGGCCGGAGCCCCGGATG GCATGGAGGAACCTGGCATGGACACGGAGGCCGAGACGGTGGCGACCGAGGCCCCCGCGCGGCCCCTGAACTGCGTGGAGGCCGaagccgcggcgggggcggcggcggccgaggacTCCTGCGCGGCGCGAGGCAACCTGCAGCCAGCCCCGGCCCAGCCCCCTGGGGACCCTGCGGCCCAGGCCTCGGTCAGCAACGGCGAAGACGCCGGCGGCGGCGCCGGCAGGGAGCTGGTGGACCTGAAGATCATCTGGAACAAGACTAAACACGACGTGAAGTTCCCCCTGGACAGCACAGGTTCCGAGCTGAAACAGAAGATTCACTCGATTACAG GTCTCCCTCCTGCCATGCAGAAAGTCATGTATAAGGGACTTGTCCCCGAGGATAAGACgttgagagaaataaaagtgaCCAGCGGAGCCAAGATCATGGTGGTTGGCTCCACGATAAATGATGTTTTAGCTGTAAACACACCCAAAGATGCTGCCCAGCAGGATGCAAAGGCCGAAGAGAACAAGAAGGAGCCACTCTGCAGGCAGAAA CAACACAGGAAAGTGTTGGATAAAGGAAAACCCGAAGATGTGATGCCATCTGTTAAGGGTGCCCAG GAACGCCTGCCGACGGTACCCTTATCTGGCATGTACAATAAGTCCGGAGGCAAAGTGAGGCTCACCTTCAAGCTAGAACAAGACCAGCTGTGGATCGGCACTAAAG AGCGGACTGAGAAATTGCCCATGGGCTCCATTAAAAATGTGGTCAGTGAACCTATCGAAGGACATGAAGACTACCACATGATG
- the UBFD1 gene encoding ubiquitin domain-containing protein UBFD1 isoform X5 has translation MAAAGAPDGMEEPGMDTEAETVATEAPARPLNCVEAEAAAGAAAAEDSCAARGNLQPAPAQPPGDPAAQASVSNGEDAGGGAGRELVDLKIIWNKTKHDVKFPLDSTGSELKQKIHSITGLPPAMQKVMYKGLVPEDKTLREIKVTSGAKIMVVGSTINDVLAVNTPKDAAQQDAKAEENKKEPLCRQKQHRKVLDKGKPEDVMPSVKGAQERLPTVPLSGMYNKSGGKVRLTFKLEQDQLWIGTKERTEKLPMGSIKNVVSEPIEGHEDYHMMDHLNSL, from the exons ATGGCGGCGGCCGGAGCCCCGGATG GCATGGAGGAACCTGGCATGGACACGGAGGCCGAGACGGTGGCGACCGAGGCCCCCGCGCGGCCCCTGAACTGCGTGGAGGCCGaagccgcggcgggggcggcggcggccgaggacTCCTGCGCGGCGCGAGGCAACCTGCAGCCAGCCCCGGCCCAGCCCCCTGGGGACCCTGCGGCCCAGGCCTCGGTCAGCAACGGCGAAGACGCCGGCGGCGGCGCCGGCAGGGAGCTGGTGGACCTGAAGATCATCTGGAACAAGACTAAACACGACGTGAAGTTCCCCCTGGACAGCACAGGTTCCGAGCTGAAACAGAAGATTCACTCGATTACAG GTCTCCCTCCTGCCATGCAGAAAGTCATGTATAAGGGACTTGTCCCCGAGGATAAGACgttgagagaaataaaagtgaCCAGCGGAGCCAAGATCATGGTGGTTGGCTCCACGATAAATGATGTTTTAGCTGTAAACACACCCAAAGATGCTGCCCAGCAGGATGCAAAGGCCGAAGAGAACAAGAAGGAGCCACTCTGCAGGCAGAAA CAACACAGGAAAGTGTTGGATAAAGGAAAACCCGAAGATGTGATGCCATCTGTTAAGGGTGCCCAG GAACGCCTGCCGACGGTACCCTTATCTGGCATGTACAATAAGTCCGGAGGCAAAGTGAGGCTCACCTTCAAGCTAGAACAAGACCAGCTGTGGATCGGCACTAAAG AGCGGACTGAGAAATTGCCCATGGGCTCCATTAAAAATGTGGTCAGTGAACCTATCGAAGGACATGAAGACTACCACATGATG